A DNA window from Methanocorpusculum sp. contains the following coding sequences:
- a CDS encoding Coenzyme F420 hydrogenase/dehydrogenase, beta subunit C-terminal domain, giving the protein MSAKGDMFYAWTAVPGIKGECGGAVTSILKYLLDSKIVDGVLTVQKGLDVFDAEPVVITDSADLAKTAGSLHCGTLLLPKLIKKYLNGAKDMKLAVTCKGCDAKAMYELAKRNQINLDNIVMVGLNCGGSVSPVVARNMISSKYGINPNDVVKEEIDKGQFIVMTKDGQHKGISIDELEEQGLGRRTNCQRCETKIPRQCDIVCGNWGVIGDKAGKATFVEICSDKGAMVFDGAVKAGVLETCAPNPKGLEIRGKIENVMIKMGKKNQDKQFAAIGEGTGGRLVRIMADTSRCIKCYGCIESCPICYCVECSTKKNYLVPSGRLPPDFMFQLIRFAHIADSCVNCGQCTDVCPMNIPNSLFMHAQQVELQKMFGHKPGMDMELPVLAFAEEADERARLHATGSDMIYENVFKE; this is encoded by the coding sequence ATGTCTGCCAAAGGCGATATGTTCTACGCATGGACCGCAGTTCCCGGAATTAAGGGAGAATGCGGTGGTGCCGTAACATCCATTCTCAAATACCTGCTTGACAGCAAGATCGTTGACGGTGTCTTAACCGTCCAGAAAGGTCTTGATGTTTTCGATGCAGAACCGGTCGTCATTACCGACTCTGCAGATCTTGCAAAGACTGCCGGCTCCCTTCACTGCGGAACGCTGCTCCTGCCAAAGCTCATCAAGAAGTACCTGAATGGTGCAAAAGACATGAAGCTTGCCGTTACCTGTAAAGGTTGCGACGCAAAGGCAATGTACGAACTTGCAAAGCGTAACCAGATCAATCTTGACAACATCGTCATGGTCGGTCTGAATTGCGGTGGTTCAGTGTCTCCGGTCGTTGCCCGTAACATGATTTCATCGAAGTACGGCATCAACCCGAATGATGTAGTGAAAGAGGAGATCGACAAGGGACAGTTCATTGTTATGACCAAAGACGGTCAGCACAAAGGCATCTCGATCGATGAACTCGAGGAACAAGGTCTCGGCCGCAGAACGAACTGTCAGCGCTGCGAAACCAAGATCCCCCGTCAGTGCGATATCGTGTGTGGTAACTGGGGAGTTATCGGAGATAAAGCCGGTAAAGCGACCTTCGTTGAGATCTGCTCCGATAAAGGCGCAATGGTCTTTGACGGTGCCGTCAAGGCAGGCGTTCTTGAAACCTGCGCACCGAACCCGAAAGGTCTCGAGATCCGCGGGAAGATCGAGAACGTCATGATCAAGATGGGCAAGAAAAACCAGGATAAGCAGTTTGCCGCGATCGGTGAAGGCACCGGTGGCCGTCTGGTCCGCATCATGGCTGATACCAGCCGCTGTATCAAATGTTACGGCTGTATCGAGAGCTGCCCGATCTGCTACTGTGTTGAGTGTTCAACCAAGAAGAACTACTTAGTCCCGTCAGGAAGACTCCCGCCGGACTTTATGTTCCAGCTGATCAGATTCGCCCACATCGCAGATTCCTGTGTGAACTGCGGTCAGTGTACCGATGTCTGCCCGATGAACATTCCGAACTCGCTCTTTATGCACGCCCAGCAGGTCGAGCTTCAGAAGATGTTCGGCCACAAGCCGGGTATGGACATGGAACTCCCGGTTCTTGCCTTCGCAGAAGAAGCCGACGAGCGTGCCCGTCTGCATGCAACCGGCTCGGATATGATCTACGAGAACGTATTCAAAGAGTAA
- a CDS encoding 4Fe-4S binding protein, which translates to MTINTLYPKFSRRKENDAMMIMEQRLLTSVSQLVLDTSRCAGCGICVESCPKDAIVLQHVGVLRGEGAILVDPAICSYCGICSILCPLKALKITVNGAETLPIIDNEGFPQFDNTAQIDETKCTRCTVCSEACPEDAIVRDVPVFEGQDPTGAKRQSALTANITMVICLHKCTVCGVCASLCPALTIKHRRFDPEKMSFGPTGCPAEKSGIKCDSQSGEIKWEKSLCDACGVCVAACPEKAILEVTRKLTKDPVLPGKVTINKDKCVACRWCDELCPSDAIVVTKFFEGEILLDTAKCQEGCTACVDVCPCRAFYVTVPKAEKGKKKGKGKSSKKAYVAVNQDLCILCGACVYACPGEQALTIQRKGINVKGVETDMFKTIAAKLCTPRTSAGIEKTEDAAPVEE; encoded by the coding sequence ATGACGATAAATACCCTGTATCCTAAATTCTCGAGAAGAAAAGAGAATGATGCGATGATGATCATGGAGCAGCGTCTTCTCACATCAGTATCACAACTCGTTCTTGACACCTCAAGATGTGCCGGTTGTGGAATCTGTGTTGAATCCTGCCCGAAAGATGCGATCGTTTTACAACATGTCGGTGTTCTGAGAGGGGAGGGTGCGATTTTGGTTGACCCGGCGATATGTTCATACTGTGGTATCTGTTCGATCCTCTGCCCGCTTAAAGCTCTGAAAATCACCGTTAACGGGGCAGAGACCCTGCCGATCATTGATAATGAAGGTTTCCCCCAGTTTGATAATACCGCTCAGATCGATGAAACGAAATGCACAAGATGTACTGTCTGCAGCGAGGCATGCCCTGAGGATGCGATCGTTCGTGACGTTCCGGTTTTTGAAGGTCAGGACCCCACCGGGGCAAAACGTCAGTCTGCTCTGACGGCGAATATCACGATGGTCATCTGCCTGCACAAGTGTACAGTCTGCGGCGTCTGCGCCTCACTTTGTCCAGCCCTTACTATCAAGCACCGCCGGTTCGATCCGGAGAAGATGTCCTTTGGTCCAACGGGCTGTCCTGCGGAAAAAAGCGGTATCAAATGTGATAGTCAGTCGGGAGAGATCAAGTGGGAGAAATCCCTTTGCGATGCCTGCGGTGTCTGTGTTGCTGCATGTCCGGAGAAGGCGATCCTTGAAGTTACCCGTAAACTGACGAAGGATCCGGTCCTTCCGGGGAAAGTCACGATCAACAAAGACAAGTGTGTGGCATGTCGCTGGTGTGATGAACTCTGTCCGTCCGATGCCATTGTCGTTACGAAGTTCTTCGAGGGAGAGATCCTCCTGGATACGGCAAAGTGTCAGGAAGGCTGTACTGCCTGTGTGGATGTTTGTCCGTGCCGTGCATTCTATGTTACTGTTCCAAAAGCGGAGAAGGGAAAGAAAAAGGGGAAGGGAAAGAGTTCCAAAAAGGCGTATGTTGCCGTGAATCAGGATCTCTGTATTCTCTGCGGTGCCTGCGTGTATGCTTGTCCGGGTGAACAAGCTCTCACGATCCAAAGGAAGGGAATCAATGTGAAGGGCGTGGAGACGGATATGTTCAAAACGATTGCGGCTAAACTCTGCACCCCGAGAACGTCTGCAGGTATAGAGAAGACCGAGGATGCGGCTCCGGTCGAAGAGTGA
- a CDS encoding bifunctional 2-polyprenyl-6-hydroxyphenol methylase/3-demethylubiquinol 3-O-methyltransferase UbiG: MMQNLKSGGMGRVTDQLAALGIPPGSSVLDIGAGPGTFAVPLAGTGCQVTVVEPSQPMILAMDQYRQFRNVNAQIDVIPAAWEDVDKKSLGKYDYVISSFALSVPDLKEALEKMQHAAKKEVHIFWFMNEPVWDVTYGKLWESLHGEKYGAKPKADVVWNCLYQMGIYADISVYPMKDERGYPDLTSAVDDYADRMDAHDKRQKAIIGEYLNTVLVRGENGNLRFPEEGLYAHISWKV, from the coding sequence ATGATGCAAAATCTCAAAAGCGGCGGGATGGGGCGGGTAACCGACCAGCTTGCAGCTCTCGGGATCCCGCCCGGTTCATCGGTTCTGGATATCGGAGCTGGACCAGGTACGTTTGCCGTGCCTTTGGCCGGAACTGGGTGCCAGGTGACAGTGGTCGAGCCTTCGCAGCCGATGATCCTTGCTATGGACCAGTACCGGCAGTTTCGAAACGTGAATGCACAGATTGATGTGATCCCGGCTGCCTGGGAAGATGTGGACAAGAAGAGTCTTGGAAAATATGATTATGTGATCTCGTCATTTGCTCTGAGTGTACCGGATCTGAAGGAGGCTTTGGAGAAGATGCAGCATGCAGCGAAGAAAGAGGTGCATATTTTCTGGTTTATGAACGAGCCGGTCTGGGATGTGACGTATGGAAAGTTGTGGGAAAGTCTACACGGGGAGAAGTACGGGGCAAAACCGAAGGCGGATGTGGTCTGGAACTGTCTGTATCAAATGGGAATCTATGCAGACATCTCAGTATATCCTATGAAGGACGAACGGGGATATCCTGATTTGACGTCAGCGGTCGATGATTACGCGGACCGGATGGATGCGCATGATAAGCGGCAAAAGGCGATCATTGGAGAGTATTTAAACACTGTCCTCGTGAGGGGGGAGAATGGGAACTTGAGGTTCCCTGAAGAGGGGCTGTACGCACATATCTCATGGAAGGTCTAA
- a CDS encoding ABC transporter substrate-binding protein has translation MYQKNHVVFVGILLLTLILVFSSGCIGSSQTDQDAVLKIATPNEITEASYFGNYNFAQMTRVTTPPLVQVDENGDYIGAVAKSWTVSSDGKTWTFTLDPNYQWSDGTSLTADDVKFSLLYTAEKITTSPSWIKNATITTNGNVVTISLAEPVYRLCGDLVAINIVPQHIWESIDNPEEYINAGPYVGSAAYYVKSVDINSATLVLAANPKWKGGAPYYGTVEIHWFATEDAAIFAMLGDECDTYWKYAASFPTGSVALLDSSDKFTTVETPSLKMSYVGFNTITSDVGGDIAFRKAIVYALNYDELVEISASGYALSANSGFIPNGVPYYKNTTANTYNLDTAKSMLDAAGYKDVNGDGIREDTNGNALTVTLLTRDKVAGELIKEYLEKAGLKVEYKFASDLNAWIELKDAHAYDIAYNGITPKGMMMDSGWATGYFASNTVGAGKLQNVDDPVFLELCAKIATTPDGDELKALIYDLQDYYAANMPGIAIYWCTDVTPINTEIDGWYISKATGILNEINLVSIHPTK, from the coding sequence ATGTATCAGAAAAATCATGTTGTGTTCGTAGGGATCCTTCTCCTTACCCTCATCCTCGTCTTTTCCAGCGGATGTATCGGATCTTCACAGACCGATCAGGATGCAGTACTTAAGATTGCCACGCCAAATGAGATCACCGAAGCCTCGTATTTCGGGAACTACAACTTTGCTCAGATGACCCGGGTCACTACTCCGCCACTAGTCCAGGTGGATGAAAACGGTGATTATATCGGCGCAGTTGCGAAGTCATGGACCGTTTCTTCCGACGGAAAAACCTGGACCTTCACGCTGGATCCAAATTATCAGTGGAGCGACGGAACGTCTCTGACTGCTGATGATGTCAAATTCTCGCTTCTGTATACTGCAGAAAAGATCACTACATCCCCGTCGTGGATAAAGAATGCCACGATCACTACAAACGGGAATGTGGTTACCATCAGTCTTGCAGAACCTGTCTACCGTCTGTGCGGAGATCTTGTTGCGATCAACATCGTTCCACAACACATCTGGGAATCGATCGACAATCCTGAGGAGTACATCAATGCAGGACCTTACGTCGGCTCGGCCGCCTACTATGTAAAGTCGGTCGATATCAACTCCGCGACCCTCGTCCTCGCGGCGAACCCGAAGTGGAAAGGAGGTGCTCCTTACTATGGAACTGTCGAGATCCACTGGTTTGCAACCGAAGATGCCGCGATTTTCGCCATGCTTGGTGATGAATGCGACACCTATTGGAAATATGCAGCATCCTTCCCTACAGGCTCGGTCGCTCTTCTCGACTCCTCGGATAAATTCACCACGGTCGAGACCCCCTCCCTGAAAATGTCGTATGTTGGATTCAACACGATCACCTCTGATGTGGGAGGCGATATCGCGTTCCGCAAAGCGATCGTCTATGCACTGAATTATGATGAACTCGTTGAGATCTCCGCGTCGGGATATGCTCTCTCGGCGAACTCGGGATTCATTCCAAACGGTGTTCCGTATTATAAGAATACTACAGCCAACACCTATAATCTTGATACTGCCAAATCGATGCTTGATGCGGCAGGCTACAAAGATGTGAATGGTGATGGGATCCGTGAAGACACAAACGGCAATGCTTTAACCGTTACTCTCCTGACCCGTGACAAAGTCGCGGGAGAACTCATTAAAGAGTACCTCGAAAAGGCAGGGCTGAAGGTCGAGTATAAATTCGCGTCCGATCTGAATGCATGGATCGAATTAAAGGATGCCCATGCATACGACATCGCCTACAACGGGATCACACCCAAAGGCATGATGATGGATTCAGGCTGGGCGACCGGATACTTTGCTTCGAATACCGTGGGTGCGGGAAAACTCCAGAACGTGGATGATCCGGTATTCCTTGAACTCTGTGCGAAAATCGCGACGACCCCCGACGGGGATGAACTCAAGGCCCTTATCTACGATCTTCAGGATTATTATGCAGCCAACATGCCGGGTATCGCCATATACTGGTGTACGGATGTGACTCCGATCAACACCGAGATCGACGGATGGTACATCTCGAAGGCAACGGGGATCCTGAACGAGATCAATCTTGTCTCGATTCATCCTACTAAATAA
- a CDS encoding ABC transporter permease, translated as MNKILVRKIIRYAVSLLIVVLLVFLLPRCMPGDPVQCIVGEDVYLTQEILDSVTIKLGLDRPLIDQFWIYIGDLFTGNLGYSYTRHQNVAELIWDRLPWTLLLTGVSMLIGYTFGIIAGTWSGWMSEKKGAKILTAFGVVVSCVPPYLLGLIFFSVFVYQLGWFPYKGFYETPDIFSVVYHMALPVLTLALFVFVRNMIIMRGSVLTERTQLYPQFAKSLGVPRRKIIYGHVMKNAILPILTHFAIDFGFILSGALFIEIIFSLNGLGRVMYTAILNLDYPVLSGLFLVIAVMAICANMLADILYGIIDPRVKRGDDQ; from the coding sequence ATGAATAAAATACTTGTCAGAAAGATCATCCGCTATGCTGTATCCTTGCTGATAGTTGTTCTGCTCGTGTTTTTGCTCCCCCGGTGTATGCCCGGTGATCCGGTACAGTGTATTGTGGGCGAGGATGTGTATCTGACTCAGGAGATCCTTGATTCTGTCACGATAAAACTCGGACTTGATCGCCCGCTGATCGATCAGTTCTGGATATATATCGGCGATCTTTTTACAGGGAATCTAGGATACTCCTATACACGTCATCAGAATGTAGCGGAGCTGATCTGGGACCGTCTTCCCTGGACGCTTCTCCTGACTGGGGTCTCGATGCTGATCGGCTATACATTCGGTATCATCGCCGGCACCTGGTCCGGATGGATGTCTGAAAAAAAGGGTGCCAAGATCCTGACCGCGTTCGGGGTCGTGGTGTCCTGTGTCCCCCCGTATCTTCTCGGTCTGATTTTTTTCTCGGTGTTCGTGTACCAGCTCGGCTGGTTCCCGTACAAAGGATTTTACGAGACCCCGGATATTTTCAGCGTTGTCTATCACATGGCGCTGCCCGTTTTGACTCTCGCATTGTTCGTGTTTGTCAGGAACATGATCATCATGCGGGGTTCGGTTCTGACGGAAAGAACTCAGCTGTATCCGCAGTTTGCAAAAAGTCTCGGCGTCCCGCGAAGAAAAATCATTTACGGCCATGTGATGAAGAATGCGATCCTGCCGATTCTCACTCATTTTGCGATCGACTTCGGGTTCATTCTCTCGGGAGCACTGTTTATAGAGATCATCTTCTCTCTTAACGGTCTGGGCAGAGTCATGTACACCGCGATCCTGAATCTGGATTATCCTGTGCTTTCCGGACTGTTTCTGGTGATCGCGGTCATGGCGATCTGCGCAAATATGCTTGCCGATATTCTTTACGGGATCATCGATCCGCGGGTGAAACGGGGTGATGATCAGTGA
- a CDS encoding ABC transporter permease, producing MKFDRRYILPGLLILVLLIVAVFPGVFAPYSITDRSATYQAPSAEHILGTDNMGKDIFSLLIYGARWTLMIGFASGLLAVCVGTAFGLLAGWRKGILDEFLMGTTDIVLILPKIPLVIILAAYLGPSPWVLILVLGLLSWESIARVVRSKVIQIRSAEYILAARCLGFSDVRIMVREILPVVFPVIVPKFVLVTAAAMISETSLAFLGLSDPLMVSWGGMISNAFTYSGFLRGMWYWWLPPALCIILGVLAITSLAFIHERGVREVMQL from the coding sequence GTGAAGTTCGACCGGCGGTATATTCTTCCGGGTCTTCTGATCCTGGTCCTTTTGATCGTTGCAGTTTTTCCGGGCGTGTTTGCCCCGTATTCGATCACCGACCGTAGTGCGACCTATCAGGCGCCGAGTGCCGAGCATATTCTCGGGACCGACAACATGGGAAAGGATATTTTCTCTCTTCTGATATACGGAGCGAGATGGACGCTGATGATCGGCTTTGCGTCAGGTCTTCTTGCCGTTTGTGTCGGTACCGCTTTTGGTCTTCTTGCGGGCTGGAGAAAAGGGATTTTGGATGAGTTTCTCATGGGGACGACGGATATCGTTCTGATTCTCCCAAAGATCCCTCTGGTGATCATTCTTGCCGCCTATCTGGGTCCAAGTCCGTGGGTACTGATTCTCGTTCTCGGGCTTTTGTCCTGGGAGTCGATCGCCCGTGTCGTACGCTCGAAGGTGATACAGATTAGGTCGGCCGAGTACATTCTCGCCGCCCGCTGTCTGGGATTTTCCGATGTTAGAATTATGGTCAGGGAGATCTTACCCGTGGTGTTTCCGGTGATCGTGCCGAAGTTCGTGCTCGTGACGGCGGCAGCGATGATATCGGAGACCTCGCTGGCCTTCTTAGGCCTTTCTGACCCTCTTATGGTCTCATGGGGAGGAATGATTTCGAATGCTTTTACCTACAGTGGATTCCTTCGCGGGATGTGGTATTGGTGGCTTCCGCCTGCATTATGCATCATTCTCGGTGTTCTGGCGATCACCAGCCTTGCCTTTATCCATGAACGCGGGGTTCGCGAGGTGATGCAGTTATGA
- a CDS encoding ABC transporter ATP-binding protein has translation MMNLLEITDLSVSFPGPKGKIPAVRNLSLSLAPGECLAIVGESGCGKSVVAQSIMRLLPSGTEVLGRIMYQGQDIMHLSEREMEHIRGQEIGMVFQSPARALNPIMKIGKQLIQPQVLHGFCSEKDAELRAKGVLQGLGLDAEWIMTAYPWMCSGGMCQRIVFAAVSLLHPNLVIADEPTKGLDAANVTDLEAMLSTVTAGKRTGLLLITHDMDVASRLSNRIAVMYCGMIVEEGETKAVLSSPKHPYTRGLLGSLPKNGFVPIPGMSPALTDLPEGCVFHPRCRFADEKCRTDVPDLKDGVRCHRC, from the coding sequence ATGATGAATCTTCTTGAAATCACTGATCTTTCTGTTTCGTTTCCGGGTCCTAAAGGAAAAATCCCTGCTGTTCGAAACCTCTCTCTCTCGCTTGCACCGGGAGAGTGTCTCGCGATCGTCGGCGAGTCCGGGTGCGGGAAGTCTGTGGTCGCCCAGTCAATAATGCGTCTGCTTCCTTCCGGGACCGAAGTTCTTGGCCGAATAATGTATCAGGGTCAGGATATTATGCATCTCTCGGAACGCGAGATGGAACATATCCGGGGTCAGGAGATCGGGATGGTGTTTCAGAGTCCTGCACGGGCTCTCAATCCGATAATGAAAATTGGAAAACAGCTGATCCAGCCGCAGGTGCTCCACGGATTCTGTTCAGAAAAGGATGCAGAACTCCGGGCGAAAGGGGTCCTCCAGGGTCTTGGTCTGGATGCAGAATGGATCATGACCGCCTATCCCTGGATGTGTTCCGGGGGTATGTGCCAGCGGATTGTGTTTGCCGCGGTATCCCTTCTTCACCCGAATCTGGTGATCGCCGATGAGCCGACCAAAGGGCTGGATGCTGCGAATGTAACGGATCTTGAAGCAATGCTGTCAACGGTCACCGCCGGAAAAAGGACTGGTCTACTGCTGATCACGCATGATATGGACGTAGCGTCCCGTCTGTCGAACCGTATCGCAGTGATGTACTGCGGCATGATCGTTGAAGAGGGAGAGACCAAGGCCGTTTTATCATCACCGAAGCATCCGTATACCCGCGGTCTTCTCGGGAGTCTGCCGAAGAACGGATTCGTGCCGATCCCGGGTATGTCTCCTGCACTTACCGATCTTCCCGAAGGCTGCGTCTTTCATCCGCGGTGCAGGTTTGCGGACGAGAAGTGCAGGACGGATGTCCCCGATCTTAAAGACGGGGTGAGGTGTCACCGATGCTGA
- a CDS encoding ABC transporter ATP-binding protein codes for MLILEAEHISRSYGKMAALKEFSLQVAAGETVGLTGLSGSGKSTCARVLAGLERPDTGVVRYAGRELTGPDPGIQMIFQDPAGSFNPVRTIYQSLSAVLSLQGVAKSERRDVLSEHFRHAGLQTEILSRYPDQISGGQAQRVAIVRGMIVQPKVMILDEPTSALDVSVQAQILHLLKHIQEEYDMAYVFISHDPSVVAFMADRVIGI; via the coding sequence ATGCTGATTCTTGAAGCTGAGCATATCTCAAGATCCTACGGGAAGATGGCTGCTCTCAAGGAGTTTTCTCTGCAGGTCGCCGCAGGTGAGACCGTTGGCCTTACCGGGTTGTCGGGCTCGGGGAAAAGTACCTGCGCCCGGGTCCTTGCCGGGCTGGAACGCCCCGATACCGGCGTCGTCAGATATGCAGGAAGAGAGCTAACCGGACCAGATCCCGGGATCCAGATGATCTTTCAGGATCCGGCAGGGTCCTTCAATCCGGTTCGGACGATCTATCAGTCATTATCTGCAGTGCTGAGTCTGCAGGGCGTGGCAAAATCCGAGCGCCGCGATGTACTTTCCGAGCATTTCCGGCATGCCGGGCTGCAGACCGAGATCTTATCGCGTTATCCAGATCAGATATCCGGCGGTCAGGCCCAGAGGGTCGCGATCGTCCGGGGTATGATCGTCCAGCCGAAGGTGATGATTCTGGATGAACCGACCTCGGCGCTTGATGTCTCGGTTCAGGCCCAGATCCTGCATCTTCTGAAGCATATTCAGGAGGAATATGATATGGCTTATGTGTTTATCTCGCATGATCCCTCGGTCGTTGCATTCATGGCGGATCGGGTGATTGGGATTTGA
- a CDS encoding AAA family ATPase: MSGTVYLHKVILKNFDDHSYLADLPVVQNLQRMGELAFDSPVTFFVGENGSGKSTLLEAIAISAGFNAEGGSRNFSFATRSTESHLHSYITLSRRAREKDGFFYRAESFYNVASQVVDLQLNLDGYGGKSLHDQSHGESLLALVQNRFRGNGLYILDEPEAALSPLRQMTLMLEIKRLVEEEHSQFLIATHSPILITYPDADIFEVTPDSIKKTTYDKTASYQITKRFLDDPKRMLNALFED; the protein is encoded by the coding sequence ATGTCCGGGACCGTCTATCTGCATAAGGTCATACTGAAAAATTTTGATGACCACTCGTATCTTGCTGATTTACCCGTGGTCCAAAATCTTCAGCGAATGGGCGAACTCGCGTTCGATTCCCCGGTGACGTTTTTTGTCGGAGAAAATGGTTCGGGAAAATCAACATTGCTGGAGGCCATCGCTATTTCAGCAGGATTCAATGCGGAAGGAGGTTCCCGGAATTTTTCATTTGCCACGAGATCGACCGAGTCACATCTGCACTCCTATATCACTTTGTCACGCAGGGCACGGGAAAAGGACGGATTTTTTTATCGAGCAGAGAGTTTTTACAATGTGGCATCTCAGGTGGTGGATCTGCAACTCAACCTTGACGGGTACGGCGGGAAATCCCTGCATGATCAGTCGCATGGGGAAAGTCTGCTGGCACTTGTACAAAACCGGTTTCGAGGAAATGGTCTGTATATCCTCGATGAACCCGAAGCGGCATTGTCTCCTTTACGTCAGATGACGTTGATGCTGGAGATCAAACGGTTGGTCGAAGAGGAGCATTCCCAGTTCTTGATCGCGACCCATTCTCCGATATTGATAACCTATCCCGATGCGGATATTTTTGAGGTGACCCCGGACTCAATCAAAAAAACAACATACGATAAGACCGCATCATATCAGATCACCAAACGCTTTTTGGACGATCCAAAACGCATGCTCAATGCTCTATTTGAGGATTGA
- a CDS encoding 4Fe-4S binding protein — protein sequence MSRMPKMTISVPHEGGAGLTGTWRTFRPIVDRETCNHCGICAMFCPDAVIDPDTLEIDLVYCKGCGICANECPKKCIQMVREER from the coding sequence ATGAGCAGAATGCCGAAAATGACGATCAGCGTTCCCCATGAAGGGGGAGCCGGTCTTACCGGTACGTGGAGAACATTCCGTCCGATCGTGGACCGGGAAACCTGCAACCACTGCGGGATCTGTGCGATGTTCTGCCCGGATGCGGTCATTGATCCGGACACCCTGGAGATCGATCTGGTTTACTGTAAAGGCTGCGGGATCTGTGCCAACGAATGCCCGAAAAAGTGTATTCAGATGGTCAGAGAAGAACGCTGA
- a CDS encoding 2-oxoacid:acceptor oxidoreductase family protein, producing MYEIRIHSRGGQGGVTAARMMATAAVKDGKFATACPFYGAERRGAPIVSFVRIDDAPVRIYSQINKPDMIVILDPTVMDTVNVLDGLKEGGSIFINTHEEVSFPAGFKVYKADLTGIALRENLVVAGSPILNTPVIGALAKLGLFSRESGVKAITETFADPRNTSAARAAYEEVIV from the coding sequence ATGTACGAGATCCGTATTCATTCACGTGGCGGTCAGGGCGGCGTGACGGCGGCCCGAATGATGGCCACCGCCGCCGTAAAAGACGGCAAATTCGCGACAGCATGCCCGTTCTACGGTGCAGAACGCCGTGGTGCTCCGATCGTTTCATTCGTAAGAATCGACGATGCGCCGGTGAGAATTTATTCCCAGATCAACAAACCCGATATGATCGTCATCCTTGATCCGACCGTCATGGACACGGTCAATGTTCTGGACGGCCTGAAAGAAGGAGGCTCGATCTTCATCAACACGCATGAAGAGGTCTCATTCCCCGCAGGCTTCAAGGTTTACAAGGCGGATCTTACCGGGATCGCGCTCCGCGAAAATCTCGTGGTTGCCGGCAGTCCGATCCTGAACACCCCGGTGATCGGAGCTCTCGCAAAACTCGGCCTCTTCAGCCGTGAGTCAGGCGTAAAAGCGATCACCGAAACGTTCGCCGATCCAAGAAACACGTCAGCTGCGAGAGCAGCTTATGAGGAGGTCATCGTATGA